The Thermasporomyces composti region ACGTGGAGGCGCTCGGCCACCTCGGGAATGGTCAGCCACTCCCGCACCAGCGCGTCGAGGTCAGGGGCGGCCGCGTGCGTGGTCGAATCGCTCTGGCTCACTCTGAAGAGCCTGCCACCGACTGCTTGACACTAACCAGCGGGTCGGCGAGGAGATCCAGGTCGACACGGGCGTCCCGCTCGGCCAGTCGCCGCGCCTGGGTCAGGTCGCGGGGTCGGTCGACGGTGAGGGCGGCGGCGATCCGGTGATCCGCGGTCACCCAGAACACCGCCCAGGTCGGGTCGCGGGTCGGGTCACCTCGCCAGACCAGTCGAGCGTCCGGCATCGGGACGCCCGCGAACTGGACCATGCGTCCGAACTGCTCACTCCAGACGTACGGCACGGGGTCGTAGCTGGTCGGGCGCCCCAGGAGCGTCGCGACAGCCGCCGCGGGCGCCCGCAGGGCGTCATCCCAGTGCTCGCCCCGGATCCGCCGCTCGTACCGCGGTGACCAACGGGCGGCGACGTCGCCCACCGCCACGACGCCGGGCCAGCTGGCGCGCAGATCCGGGCCGACCAGCACACCCGCGTCCACCTCGAGGGGCGAACCTTCGAGCCACCCGGTCGCGGGGCGAACGCCGACCCCCACGATCACGACGTCAGCCCGCAGCAGCTCACCGTCGGCCAGCTCGACGCCGTCGGGTCGGACCTCCGCGACCCGCTGGCCGGTGCGCAACTCGACGCCGGCCCGCGCGTACCAGGGCGCGAGGTGACGGCCGACCTCGGGCGGCAGGACGTGAGGCGCCGGCGTGGCGGCCTGTTCGACGACGGTCACTCGGCAGCCCCGGCGTGCGGCGGCCGTCGCGACCTCCGCGCCGATCCAGCCGGCGCCGACGACCAGCACACGAGCGCCGGGGCGAAGGGCCGCGCGGACCGTGTGAGCGTCGTCCCGCGTCCGCAGGTAGTGACCACCGGTGCCGGGCAGCCGCAGCGGCTCGGCTCCGGTGGCGATGATGAGCCCGTCGTACGCCTGGTCTTTGCCGTCGGTCTCGACCAGGCCGGGTCGCAGGCCAGTGGCCCGCACACCGTAGTGCACGTCGACCTTCAGCTCCTGGGGGTCGAACGGCAGGGTCGAGTCGTCGAGGTCGTTCAGCAGGAACCCCTTGGTCAACGGCGGGCGGTCGTAGGGCGGGTACCGTTCCGCGCCGAGGAGGACCAGCTCACCGGCGTATCCCTGGGCCCGAAGCGCGGTGACCGCCTGGAGACCCGCCAGGCCGGCTCCGACGACGACGACTCGCTCCACGCCTCGCACCTTAGAGGCTGCGTCGAGGTGGGCGGTCACCGCCGCGGTGACGTAACCGCCAAGATCGCTGCCTTCTGTGATCGTTATGTCGCGTCCGGTGCGTCCCTAGGGCGCCTTGACCTGGTGTCTTTACACTCGTGGGGATCTGTCCGACCACCCCTACGAGGTCCGCACGTGGACGTGACCGTCAGCGACCCGATGGTCGGCCGTCTGCTCGGCGGCCGCTATCGCGTGGGTCGGCGCATCGCGCGCGGCGGTATGGCCACCGTCTACGAGGCCCGCGACAACCGGCTCGACCGTACCGTCGCGGTCAAGGTGCTGCATGCCAACTTCGCCGACGACGCGGACTTCGTCCGGCGCTTCCAACGGGAGGCGCGGTCGGCCGCGCGACTGTCCCACCCGAACGTCGTGGCGGTCTTCGACCAAGGCTCGGACGACGGAGTGCCCTACCTCACGATGGAGTACGTCCCCGGCGGCACCTTGCGACAGCTGCTACGTGAGGAGGTACGCCTCTCGCCGGACCGGGCGTTGACGATCCTGGACCAGATCCTCCAGGCGCTCGCGGCGGCACACCAGGCCGGTCTGGTGCACCGCGACGTGAAGCCGGAGAACGTCTTGCTGGGTGAGGACGGCTCGATCAAGGTCGCTGACTTCGGGCTGGCTCGGGCCGTCTCGGGACACACCAACACCGCCACGCAGGGCCTGCTCATGGGCACGGTCTCCTATCTCGCGCCCGAGCAGGTCACCCACGGTGTCGCGGACGCTCGCGCCGACGTGTACGCGGCGGGGATCATGCTGTACGAGATGCTGGTGGGCGCCAAGCCGCACGAGGGCGACTCGCCGATCCAGGTCGCGTACAAGCACGTCAACGAGGACGTGCCAGCACCGTCGCTCACCGTGCCCGGCATCCCCGCCTTCCTCGACGGCCTGGTCCTGCGGGCCACGGCTCGCGACCGGGACGTCCGCCCGGCGGACGCGCGGGTCTTCCTCCAGTACGTGCGCAGGGCCCGCAGCGCGCTCGCGGAGGGCGTCGACGACCCCGAGCTCACGCAGGACCTCACGATGTTCCTGCACCGGCGACCGACGCCTCCCCAGGTGCTGGGAGTCGAGCCCACCCTGGTGGCGCCCGCTGAGGAGATGCGCGGTGCGATCGGCGTCCCCGCCGGGGCTCCCCGCCCTGGGGGCGATGTCGCTTCCTCGAGAACCTCCGTACGGTGGTGGCGGCGGCGGATTCCCGTGCTCGCGGCGACGCTCGTGCTCCTCGTCCTCGTCGCGGGTGGTGCGTGCTGGCTCGCGGGAGTTGGGCCATTCACCCGGGTGCCCGTCGTCGTGGGCGTCGCCCAGTCCGAGCTGGATGAGTTGGCGGCCCGCTCGGGAGTCCGATTCGTCGTCGCGGGCCAGGTGTACAGCGAGGAGCACCCCAAGGGCACCGTGGTGCGGTCCGAGCCGACGCCCGAACAGCGCACTTTCCGGGGCAGCACGGTCCAGGTGTGGGTCTCTCGCGGGCCTGAGCGTTACCCGGTCCCCCGGCTCGCCGGTCTCACTGAGAAGAGGGCGCGCGAGCTGATCGCCGCCACCAAACTGCGGGTCGGCTCGGTCGAGCGCGTCTACACCCTCGAGGTCGGCCGGGGCCGAGTGATCAGGTCGTCTCCAGCGGCCGGCGCGCTGCTACGCCGGGACTCCCCCGTCAACCTGGTGGTCAGCCTGGGACCCGAGCCGGTGACGATCCCCTCCGTGACCGGCCTCCCGCTCGACCAGGCGAGGGCCACGCTGGACCCGCTCGGCCTCACCGTGACCACCTCGGAGGAGTACTCCGATACCGTCCCCGCCGGTGCGGTGGTCCGCCAGAACCCAGGTCCTGGGCCCGGCCACCGTGGCGATACCGTCGAGCTGGTCGTCTCCAAAGGCCCCGAGTTCTTGCCGGTGCCCGAGGTGCGGGGCCGCAGCGAG contains the following coding sequences:
- a CDS encoding NAD(P)/FAD-dependent oxidoreductase: MERVVVVGAGLAGLQAVTALRAQGYAGELVLLGAERYPPYDRPPLTKGFLLNDLDDSTLPFDPQELKVDVHYGVRATGLRPGLVETDGKDQAYDGLIIATGAEPLRLPGTGGHYLRTRDDAHTVRAALRPGARVLVVGAGWIGAEVATAAARRGCRVTVVEQAATPAPHVLPPEVGRHLAPWYARAGVELRTGQRVAEVRPDGVELADGELLRADVVIVGVGVRPATGWLEGSPLEVDAGVLVGPDLRASWPGVVAVGDVAARWSPRYERRIRGEHWDDALRAPAAAVATLLGRPTSYDPVPYVWSEQFGRMVQFAGVPMPDARLVWRGDPTRDPTWAVFWVTADHRIAAALTVDRPRDLTQARRLAERDARVDLDLLADPLVSVKQSVAGSSE
- the pknB gene encoding Stk1 family PASTA domain-containing Ser/Thr kinase, whose protein sequence is MDVTVSDPMVGRLLGGRYRVGRRIARGGMATVYEARDNRLDRTVAVKVLHANFADDADFVRRFQREARSAARLSHPNVVAVFDQGSDDGVPYLTMEYVPGGTLRQLLREEVRLSPDRALTILDQILQALAAAHQAGLVHRDVKPENVLLGEDGSIKVADFGLARAVSGHTNTATQGLLMGTVSYLAPEQVTHGVADARADVYAAGIMLYEMLVGAKPHEGDSPIQVAYKHVNEDVPAPSLTVPGIPAFLDGLVLRATARDRDVRPADARVFLQYVRRARSALAEGVDDPELTQDLTMFLHRRPTPPQVLGVEPTLVAPAEEMRGAIGVPAGAPRPGGDVASSRTSVRWWRRRIPVLAATLVLLVLVAGGACWLAGVGPFTRVPVVVGVAQSELDELAARSGVRFVVAGQVYSEEHPKGTVVRSEPTPEQRTFRGSTVQVWVSRGPERYPVPRLAGLTEKRARELIAATKLRVGSVERVYTLEVGRGRVIRSSPAAGALLRRDSPVNLVVSLGPEPVTIPSVTGLPLDQARATLDPLGLTVTTSEEYSDTVPAGAVVRQNPGPGPGHRGDTVELVVSKGPEFLPVPEVRGRSEQDARQILTDAGFQVEVRHSQLYVGANLVVNQSPGAGESARVGSVIVLEVV